From one Arsenicicoccus dermatophilus genomic stretch:
- a CDS encoding ATP-binding cassette domain-containing protein has protein sequence MISPAVEAPAPLAAEERSDPPITRLVARVVDVRLWRLAARHPRRLGATVLLQLAVTVTYWVQAICLALTLARVAGAARGATAAQDVWGPVAGVLACLMTRALLVLTQACAAARLGAAVRGCLREQVLRSLLTPARLYDASDRLGARRLALTEGVEGVDAYASTYIPAALQVWCLCPVILVVLAVLDPWAAAALAACIAVAVLGPRAWRRLLLRRGRSHWDSYEALSADHLESLRVMPTLRVLGAVHRRRAALAARSDALHRDTVSTMRLSLLDTGLIDLGIQAGLLLASGLAALHAVGLGPGGGETARPFLVLLLASEAFRPVRDLARAWHAGYLGLSALDSLDAALRPGSPAVASPTAGVGRPAAEPSPLAGQEVRELVLADVEFSYDPEVPVLRGATLALRPGRLVALTGPSGSGKSTLLDLALGLLQPQRGSVRRPDHVAVVSQRSYLFPGTVAQTLRCNPSAPEAELWEALESVGLAGTVRGWPDGLATRIGEAGHDLSGGQRQRLAVARALLARADLLLLDEPTSALDEGASRQVLATLRARSRSAIVVMIAHRPEALAAADLVLRLEEGKVVEVPAEESSGSDVPRGGLVEVGDRRPLRGPASSHPSAVTTSRAGGRWRGPGRPGADRPSRTWPACCPTCVRSEQRWPGPRWWTWPRPSLSWACRWPRPTSSPPPSWTAGSTVRDGGWLPSCWPSCGRC, from the coding sequence ATGATCAGCCCCGCCGTCGAGGCTCCGGCTCCGCTCGCTGCAGAGGAGCGGTCCGATCCGCCGATCACCAGGCTCGTCGCCCGCGTCGTCGACGTCCGCCTGTGGCGGCTGGCTGCGCGGCATCCTCGACGGCTCGGCGCGACCGTGCTGCTCCAGCTGGCGGTCACCGTCACCTACTGGGTCCAGGCGATCTGCCTGGCCCTGACCCTGGCCCGGGTCGCGGGCGCGGCGCGGGGGGCAACGGCTGCGCAGGACGTCTGGGGACCTGTGGCCGGGGTGCTGGCCTGCCTGATGACGAGGGCCCTGCTGGTCCTGACGCAGGCGTGCGCGGCGGCCCGTCTGGGTGCGGCGGTGCGTGGGTGCCTGCGAGAGCAGGTCCTGCGGTCCTTGCTCACCCCGGCTCGGCTGTATGACGCGTCCGACCGGCTGGGCGCCCGCCGGCTGGCGCTCACCGAGGGGGTGGAGGGGGTCGATGCCTACGCCAGCACCTACATCCCGGCGGCGCTGCAGGTCTGGTGCCTGTGCCCGGTGATCCTCGTGGTGCTCGCGGTGCTGGATCCTTGGGCTGCGGCGGCTCTCGCGGCGTGCATCGCGGTGGCCGTCCTGGGGCCGCGCGCCTGGCGCCGGCTTCTCCTGCGGCGTGGGCGCAGCCACTGGGACAGCTACGAGGCGCTGAGCGCAGACCACCTGGAGTCCTTGCGGGTCATGCCGACGCTGCGGGTGCTGGGCGCGGTGCACCGTCGTCGGGCGGCCCTCGCGGCGCGCTCGGACGCACTGCACCGCGACACGGTCTCGACGATGCGGCTGTCGCTGCTGGACACCGGGCTGATCGATCTCGGCATCCAGGCGGGTCTGCTGCTGGCCTCAGGTCTGGCAGCGCTGCACGCGGTCGGCCTCGGCCCCGGCGGTGGCGAGACGGCTCGGCCCTTCCTGGTGCTGCTGCTGGCGTCGGAGGCCTTCCGACCCGTGCGTGACCTGGCACGGGCCTGGCACGCCGGCTACCTGGGGCTGTCGGCCCTGGACAGCCTGGACGCCGCGCTGCGGCCCGGGTCGCCCGCCGTGGCGTCGCCCACGGCTGGCGTCGGGCGGCCGGCCGCCGAGCCGAGCCCGCTGGCGGGCCAGGAGGTCCGCGAGCTCGTCCTGGCGGACGTGGAGTTCAGCTACGACCCGGAAGTCCCCGTCCTGCGCGGTGCCACGCTCGCGCTGCGGCCCGGCCGGCTGGTCGCCCTCACGGGCCCCTCGGGCTCCGGCAAGTCGACGCTGCTCGACCTGGCTCTCGGTCTGCTCCAGCCCCAGCGGGGGTCGGTCCGGCGCCCGGACCACGTCGCCGTGGTGTCCCAGCGCTCCTACCTCTTCCCCGGGACGGTGGCGCAGACGTTGCGCTGCAACCCCTCCGCCCCGGAGGCGGAGCTGTGGGAGGCGCTGGAGTCCGTGGGGCTTGCCGGGACGGTGCGAGGCTGGCCCGACGGGCTGGCCACCCGCATCGGGGAGGCAGGGCACGACCTGTCGGGCGGGCAGCGTCAGCGCCTGGCGGTCGCCCGGGCCCTGCTCGCCCGGGCCGACCTCCTGCTGCTGGACGAGCCCACCAGCGCCCTGGACGAGGGGGCCTCGCGTCAGGTCCTCGCCACGCTGCGGGCCCGGTCCCGGAGTGCGATCGTGGTGATGATCGCCCATCGCCCCGAGGCCCTGGCCGCCGCCGACCTGGTCCTGCGCCTCGAGGAGGGCAAGGTCGTCGAGGTACCGGCCGAGGAGTCGAGCGGATCCGACGTCCCGCGAGGAGGGCTCGTCGAGGTCGGGGACCGGCGTCCCCTGCGGGGACCGGCGTCCTCGCACCCGTCGGCGGTGACGACGAGCAGGGCCGGGGGGCGCTGGAGGGGCCCGGGACGACCGGGGGCCGATCGACCGTCCAGGACATGGCCCGCCTGCTGCCCCACCTGCGTCCGGAGCGAGCAGCGCTGGCCTGGACCACGGTGGTGGACCTGGCCGCGGCCGTCTCTCTCGTGGGCCTGTCGGTGGCCACGGCCCACCTCGTCGCCACCGCCGTCGTGGACCGCCGGGTCGACGGTCCGGGATGGTGGGTGGCTGCCGTCCTGCTGGCCCTCGTGCGGCCGGTGCTGA
- a CDS encoding type II toxin-antitoxin system RelE family toxin — translation MGWQVRYSPRAAKAMRKLDKPVARRVFDALERLATLEDPTAPCKALSGPLTGLWRPRIGDYRAVLDIRRDDVVIIALDLGHRSSVYDD, via the coding sequence ATGGGCTGGCAGGTCCGCTACTCCCCACGCGCCGCCAAAGCGATGCGCAAGCTCGACAAGCCCGTCGCACGCCGCGTCTTCGACGCCCTCGAGCGACTGGCCACGCTGGAAGACCCGACCGCGCCGTGCAAGGCCCTGTCCGGCCCCCTGACCGGCCTGTGGCGGCCGCGTATCGGTGACTACCGGGCCGTGCTCGACATCCGACGCGACGACGTCGTGATCATCGCCCTGGACCTCGGTCACCGATCGAGCGTCTACGACGACTGA
- the relB gene encoding type II toxin-antitoxin system RelB family antitoxin, whose protein sequence is MSTSVVSLRLDAATKNRLDALSATTGRPVAYYVREALLEHLDHLEYAYQLRGEAEAIRRGDVATISSADLAAELF, encoded by the coding sequence ATGTCTACATCCGTGGTGAGCCTGCGCTTGGACGCCGCGACGAAGAACCGGCTGGACGCGCTGAGCGCGACCACCGGCCGCCCCGTGGCGTACTACGTGCGCGAGGCGCTCCTGGAGCACCTGGACCACCTCGAGTACGCCTACCAGCTGCGCGGCGAGGCCGAAGCCATCCGCCGTGGCGACGTCGCGACGATCTCCAGCGCAGACCTCGCCGCCGAGCTCTTCTGA
- a CDS encoding ATP-binding cassette domain-containing protein produces the protein MAAVLLALVRPVLTWHEMDISHDVAYRVLARLRMALYDGYARGVPSRRAVHSGRLAATAMSDVERLEFFYAHTVAQLAAAAVLVLVAVPLLALLSPAMAVVLLLGTSLLALVTVAVQGRGDRWGEAQQARLADLSSTVVDLLAGTREILVLGRREQAVTDLSALAEHMDVPARRIRLLEALGTTAREAVVVATAVALLLAAWAQPGTDPVWLPCLLAGALTVLAPVAEAIATTARLQPHRACARRVADGIDLGCDASAPAVGDDHVPEVPAEADRRAVVTRGAVVRLGDRSRVRVPDLDLGAGEHVGIAGPSGIGKSTLARLLVGLWEQDEGLVLVAGRPPARIPDDERPGWCSWSSRTPPWCTGPWPTTCASARGRHRRRS, from the coding sequence GTGGCTGCCGTCCTGCTGGCCCTCGTGCGGCCGGTGCTGACCTGGCACGAGATGGACATCTCTCACGACGTGGCCTACCGGGTGCTGGCCCGGCTGCGGATGGCCCTGTATGACGGCTACGCCCGCGGGGTGCCGTCACGACGCGCCGTGCACTCCGGGCGGTTGGCGGCCACGGCGATGTCCGACGTCGAACGGCTCGAGTTCTTCTACGCGCATACCGTCGCCCAGCTGGCGGCCGCCGCCGTGCTGGTGCTGGTGGCGGTGCCGCTGCTCGCTCTGCTCTCTCCCGCCATGGCGGTGGTCCTACTGCTGGGGACCTCCCTGCTGGCCCTGGTGACGGTCGCGGTCCAGGGCCGGGGGGACCGGTGGGGCGAGGCGCAGCAGGCGAGGTTGGCGGACCTGTCCTCGACGGTCGTCGACCTCCTGGCGGGCACGAGAGAGATCCTGGTCCTCGGCCGGCGCGAGCAGGCTGTGACCGACCTGTCGGCCCTGGCGGAGCACATGGACGTGCCGGCGCGCCGCATCCGCCTGCTGGAGGCGCTGGGGACCACGGCCCGGGAAGCCGTCGTGGTGGCTACCGCCGTCGCGCTGCTCCTCGCCGCCTGGGCGCAGCCGGGGACGGACCCGGTGTGGCTGCCGTGCCTGCTGGCAGGGGCCCTGACGGTGCTGGCGCCGGTCGCAGAGGCGATCGCCACCACGGCCCGTCTGCAGCCGCACCGGGCCTGTGCGCGCCGGGTGGCCGACGGCATCGACCTGGGCTGCGACGCGTCTGCTCCCGCCGTGGGGGACGACCACGTCCCAGAGGTGCCGGCGGAGGCGGACCGGCGAGCCGTGGTCACGCGTGGGGCGGTCGTCAGGCTCGGCGACCGGTCCCGGGTGCGGGTGCCCGACCTCGACCTGGGCGCGGGGGAGCATGTGGGCATCGCGGGCCCGTCGGGCATCGGGAAGTCCACCTTGGCGCGGCTGCTCGTGGGCCTGTGGGAGCAGGACGAGGGCCTGGTGCTCGTCGCGGGGCGACCCCCGGCCCGGATCCCGGACGACGAGCGGCCGGGGTGGTGCAGCTGGTCGAGCAGGACGCCCCCCTGGTGCACGGGACCCTGGCCGACAACCTGCGCCTCGGCGCGTGGCAGGCATCGCCGGAGGAGCTGA
- the amiA gene encoding streptamidine family RiPP has translation MENDIAVEIQETEHLAHLSASHSNALVENPFEV, from the coding sequence ATGGAGAACGACATCGCCGTGGAGATCCAGGAGACCGAGCACCTGGCCCACCTGTCTGCGTCCCACTCGAACGCCCTCGTGGAGAACCCCTTCGAGGTCTGA
- a CDS encoding CocE/NonD family hydrolase — MSARRVDVTPVAVAAGDGTTLRTLHVSASPARARGTVLIRTPYDASRLVSEASSWARAGYHAYVQDVRGRHGSGGRWIPYEHEGPDGADTVRALATAGRVHGPLLLSGSSYGAYAALEATRVLTRTGGPRPAGIVAMVPALGLWDTAHAPDGTPRVRDRLGWWLQHGCGRVSGPAVPPAALDLLCARAEQGGVRSVLDDLPPEILAVLPRSAAATAQADLPVLWRRLWDAPRPDPVARWSPMNLPLLVVTGDDDFFAEDARLLAGSWPGPASLVTGGWGHGMGTELAQDHPVRAALRTWGGLMPVVTAWAEAAAAYHPTTLQARRLQAWLRLDPRSGWIPTSPRRAA; from the coding sequence ATGAGCGCCCGCCGCGTGGACGTGACCCCCGTCGCCGTCGCCGCCGGCGACGGCACCACGCTGCGCACCCTCCACGTGTCGGCCTCTCCTGCCCGGGCTCGCGGCACCGTGCTGATCCGGACCCCCTACGACGCGTCCAGGCTCGTCTCCGAGGCGTCGAGCTGGGCCCGCGCGGGATACCACGCCTACGTCCAGGACGTGAGAGGCCGCCACGGATCCGGCGGCCGGTGGATCCCCTACGAGCACGAGGGGCCCGACGGCGCCGACACCGTGCGCGCGCTTGCGACGGCCGGGCGGGTGCACGGCCCGTTGCTGCTGAGCGGCTCGTCGTACGGCGCCTACGCCGCCCTCGAGGCCACGCGGGTGCTGACCCGCACGGGTGGCCCCCGCCCGGCCGGGATCGTCGCCATGGTGCCGGCCCTCGGGCTCTGGGACACCGCCCATGCCCCCGACGGGACCCCCCGCGTGCGAGACCGCCTCGGGTGGTGGCTGCAGCACGGGTGCGGACGGGTCTCCGGCCCGGCCGTGCCCCCGGCCGCCCTCGACCTGCTGTGCGCCCGGGCCGAGCAGGGCGGCGTCCGATCGGTGCTGGACGACCTGCCGCCGGAGATCCTCGCCGTCCTGCCCCGGTCAGCGGCTGCCACCGCGCAGGCGGACCTGCCCGTGCTGTGGCGACGGCTCTGGGACGCACCCCGGCCTGACCCCGTCGCCCGGTGGTCGCCGATGAACCTGCCTCTCCTGGTGGTGACCGGCGACGACGACTTCTTCGCCGAGGACGCGCGGCTGCTCGCCGGATCGTGGCCCGGCCCGGCGTCCCTGGTCACGGGTGGCTGGGGCCATGGGATGGGCACCGAGCTGGCCCAGGACCACCCGGTCAGGGCCGCGCTGCGCACCTGGGGCGGACTGATGCCTGTCGTCACGGCCTGGGCCGAGGCGGCAGCCGCGTACCACCCCACCACCCTCCAGGCACGGCGGCTGCAGGCCTGGCTGCGCCTGGACCCCCGCTCCGGATGGATCCCCACCTCCCCCAGGAGAGCTGCATGA
- a CDS encoding ATP-binding cassette domain-containing protein: MRAATLSGGERARVCLARALLLDPAILVLDEVTASLDAAA, encoded by the coding sequence GTGAGGGCGGCAACCTTGTCCGGAGGCGAGCGAGCGCGGGTCTGCCTGGCCCGGGCGCTGCTGCTGGATCCTGCGATCCTGGTCCTCGACGAGGTGACGGCTTCCTTGGATGCCGCCGCCGA
- a CDS encoding histone-like nucleoid-structuring protein Lsr2, whose amino-acid sequence MAQRVQVILEDDITGDPADETVRFALDGVEYEIDLTTEHATKLREDLSSWIGHGRRTTTRKTSTRGASRGTTSSADRRRNGEMRAWLREQGHQISQVGRISRELQDLYDAAH is encoded by the coding sequence ATGGCACAGCGCGTTCAGGTCATCCTCGAGGACGACATCACCGGCGACCCCGCCGACGAGACGGTGCGCTTCGCGCTCGACGGCGTGGAGTACGAGATCGACCTGACCACCGAGCACGCCACCAAGCTCCGCGAAGACCTATCGTCGTGGATCGGTCACGGCCGGCGCACCACCACCCGCAAGACCAGCACCCGCGGCGCCAGCCGCGGCACCACCAGCAGCGCAGACCGTCGCCGTAACGGGGAGATGCGGGCATGGCTGCGCGAGCAGGGCCACCAGATCAGCCAGGTCGGCCGAATCTCCCGCGAGCTGCAAGACCTCTACGACGCCGCCCACTGA
- a CDS encoding ParA family protein, which yields MTVYAVALSKGGSTKTTVAAELVVGLARRGRRVLAIDLDQQGNFTTRLGIGDDTEVQAVAADVLLAEATAAEAAVASPSVSGASVLAGTHDLATLDQRPEVITSLRDYLPSLAGEWDDIVIDTPPALGLVTLAALAAADVVVCAVACTTEAYDQIDRLVEVIAQRIAPRMNPGQRVHFFVPTRHDTRRRLDREVVEALEENYPGLVTPPVCEGVAAKDAYTAGQPVSIYAPRSKVAVEYAHAVAHIIDAQTPDPGSGPTSPRMH from the coding sequence ATGACCGTGTATGCCGTTGCCTTGTCCAAGGGTGGTTCGACCAAGACCACCGTGGCTGCCGAGCTCGTGGTTGGGCTGGCGCGTCGGGGTCGCCGCGTGCTGGCGATAGACCTTGATCAGCAGGGCAATTTCACGACTCGCCTGGGCATTGGTGATGACACCGAGGTCCAGGCTGTGGCTGCCGATGTTCTGCTTGCTGAGGCTACGGCCGCGGAGGCGGCCGTAGCCTCCCCGAGCGTGAGTGGGGCGAGCGTGCTTGCCGGGACGCACGACCTGGCCACGTTGGACCAGCGTCCGGAGGTCATCACGTCCTTGCGTGACTACCTGCCGAGCCTGGCGGGGGAGTGGGACGACATCGTGATTGACACCCCACCCGCTCTTGGCCTGGTCACCCTGGCTGCTCTGGCAGCCGCTGACGTGGTGGTCTGTGCCGTGGCGTGCACGACCGAGGCCTATGACCAGATCGACCGGCTCGTGGAAGTCATCGCCCAGCGCATCGCGCCGCGCATGAATCCCGGTCAGCGCGTGCACTTCTTCGTCCCGACTCGTCACGACACCCGCCGACGGCTCGACCGTGAGGTCGTAGAAGCGCTGGAAGAAAACTATCCCGGCCTGGTGACCCCGCCCGTGTGCGAAGGAGTCGCGGCGAAGGATGCCTACACCGCCGGCCAGCCCGTGAGCATCTACGCCCCGCGGTCCAAGGTCGCTGTCGAGTACGCCCACGCCGTCGCTCACATCATCGACGCCCAGACGCCTGACCCAGGCTCTGGACCTACTTCACCCCGTATGCACTGA
- a CDS encoding YcaO-like family protein: MSITDRPAWPLDALVDEQCGIIRRVREVLTPERAPQAYTSLTAEVSDARRLGEWPADRVSLGTTFGDAQGAWMAAVGEACERYCGNHLPPGGEGLRQGTARELRAEGLEVIDLETLPRFADWQLARPGFEYTDLTQDTPTLWVPCAEDHPDLAARGAGPQVWAPSSLVHLNWRLRRYRHLPRVHHLNYAGIATGQGLADAIDRALFEVVERDALELWWHLDGPARGIDPATVPGLTEAMQGCDLRFWVVVMPSDLAPAFAALVHDPLTDVYAAGFSAKADPAEAARKAVLEAVHTWIYTLGTVEADGWVYQAVEAGLMAKGLHLEHRSDRRYLDSAGDQLRLVRDLGAHVQLWQDPRLHHLAGRFTQPSLGTGSLTEVSPVPASILRRRLAEAGHRVVVHDLTTPDIAPTGLRVARVLVGDLVPNAPAAFAHYGMPRFAQAARSWGRPVPAGPDDLTLAPAPHM, from the coding sequence ATGAGCATCACCGACCGCCCGGCCTGGCCCCTGGACGCCCTCGTCGACGAGCAGTGCGGGATCATCCGCCGAGTGCGTGAGGTCCTCACTCCCGAGCGGGCACCACAGGCCTACACGTCCCTGACCGCAGAGGTGTCCGACGCACGCCGCCTCGGCGAGTGGCCCGCCGATCGGGTATCGCTCGGAACGACCTTCGGCGACGCCCAAGGCGCCTGGATGGCCGCGGTCGGCGAGGCCTGCGAGAGGTACTGCGGCAACCACCTTCCTCCCGGGGGCGAGGGTCTGCGCCAGGGGACCGCACGGGAGCTGCGTGCCGAGGGCCTGGAGGTGATCGACCTCGAGACGCTGCCACGGTTCGCGGACTGGCAGCTCGCCCGCCCGGGGTTCGAGTACACCGACCTCACGCAGGACACCCCGACCCTGTGGGTACCCTGCGCCGAGGACCATCCCGACCTGGCTGCCCGGGGTGCCGGCCCGCAGGTGTGGGCGCCGTCCAGCCTGGTGCACCTGAACTGGCGGCTGCGCCGCTATCGCCACCTGCCCAGGGTGCACCATCTCAACTACGCCGGCATCGCGACCGGTCAGGGTCTGGCCGACGCGATCGACCGGGCACTCTTCGAGGTCGTCGAGAGGGACGCCCTCGAGCTGTGGTGGCACCTGGACGGCCCTGCCCGCGGGATCGATCCAGCCACCGTGCCCGGGCTGACCGAGGCCATGCAGGGATGTGACCTGCGGTTCTGGGTCGTGGTGATGCCCTCCGACCTGGCACCGGCCTTCGCGGCCCTGGTCCACGACCCCCTCACGGACGTGTATGCCGCAGGCTTCTCGGCCAAGGCAGACCCGGCCGAGGCCGCCCGCAAGGCGGTTCTGGAGGCGGTGCACACCTGGATCTACACGCTGGGCACCGTCGAGGCCGACGGGTGGGTCTACCAGGCCGTCGAGGCGGGCCTCATGGCCAAAGGCCTGCACCTGGAGCACCGGAGCGACCGACGCTACCTGGACAGCGCAGGGGACCAGCTGCGCCTGGTCCGAGACCTGGGCGCCCACGTCCAGCTGTGGCAGGACCCTCGGCTCCACCACCTCGCAGGCAGGTTCACGCAGCCGTCGCTCGGGACGGGGTCGTTGACCGAGGTGTCCCCGGTGCCGGCCTCCATCCTGCGCCGCCGGCTGGCAGAGGCCGGGCACCGGGTCGTCGTCCATGACCTCACGACCCCGGACATCGCCCCCACGGGGCTGCGCGTGGCCCGGGTCCTCGTGGGCGACCTGGTCCCCAACGCCCCAGCCGCGTTCGCCCACTACGGCATGCCGCGGTTCGCGCAGGCGGCCCGGTCCTGGGGCCGTCCCGTCCCCGCCGGGCCGGACGACCTGACCCTGGCCCCTGCACCGCACATGTGA
- a CDS encoding recombinase family protein: protein MALNGQVVGYVRVSSAGQHVDRQVVSVGEVDRLFTETASGAHGSDRPQLRALLSYVREGDTVRVASIDRLARSVVDLEALVDDLTGRGVTVEFVDRHLVFAPGREDGHAVFQRQVIAAVAQLERTILRERQREGIEAAKAKGVYKGRKPALTSDQVVQVRARHAAGETMVALAAAYGCSRRVVFDAVHARGIYASVTGGKTPVFHAPAAAAAAAGAVGP, encoded by the coding sequence ATGGCGCTCAATGGGCAGGTCGTGGGGTATGTGCGGGTGTCGAGCGCGGGTCAGCACGTGGATCGGCAGGTCGTGTCGGTGGGGGAGGTCGACCGCCTGTTCACCGAGACCGCGTCGGGTGCGCACGGTAGCGACCGTCCGCAGCTGCGGGCGCTGCTGTCGTATGTGCGGGAGGGGGACACGGTGCGGGTGGCGTCGATCGACCGGCTCGCGCGGTCGGTGGTCGACCTGGAGGCCCTCGTCGACGACCTGACCGGGCGGGGGGTGACGGTCGAGTTCGTGGACCGGCACCTGGTCTTCGCGCCCGGTCGGGAGGACGGGCATGCGGTGTTCCAGCGGCAGGTGATCGCCGCGGTCGCCCAGCTCGAACGCACCATCCTCAGAGAGCGCCAGCGCGAAGGTATCGAGGCCGCCAAGGCCAAGGGTGTGTACAAGGGCCGCAAGCCGGCCCTGACCTCCGACCAGGTGGTCCAGGTCCGGGCCCGGCATGCGGCGGGGGAGACCATGGTCGCCCTCGCCGCCGCGTACGGGTGCTCGCGCCGGGTCGTCTTCGACGCCGTCCACGCCCGCGGCATCTACGCGAGCGTGACCGGCGGCAAGACCCCCGTCTTCCACGCGCCTGCTGCGGCGGCCGCCGCAGCAGGCGCGGTGGGCCCGTGA
- a CDS encoding helix-turn-helix domain-containing protein, with product MSPAHRRAQILDALRTGPPTTADLVAATGIPRSPIQRRLTELRDAGQITRDDQTGAEEAVRLADTPQLLTTEYGGCGCMSRMTTDPKPKRDKVCMVRLTTDEWARLNDEARAEGISLQALGERRLLGYKNAQGRRRPNGAVSRRKKQEEELPLTG from the coding sequence TTGTCCCCCGCCCATCGCCGCGCCCAGATTCTCGACGCCCTGCGCACCGGCCCCCCCACCACCGCTGACCTCGTCGCCGCCACCGGCATCCCTCGCAGCCCCATCCAGCGCCGCCTGACCGAGCTACGTGACGCCGGCCAGATCACCCGCGACGACCAGACCGGCGCCGAGGAAGCCGTACGACTCGCCGACACGCCACAGTTGCTAACAACGGAATATGGCGGATGTGGTTGTATGTCTCGCATGACCACAGATCCCAAGCCGAAGCGCGACAAGGTCTGCATGGTCCGTCTCACCACGGACGAGTGGGCCCGTCTCAACGACGAAGCCAGAGCCGAGGGCATCAGCCTTCAGGCGCTCGGCGAGCGGCGCCTGCTCGGCTACAAGAACGCGCAGGGCCGTCGTCGCCCCAACGGTGCGGTGTCGCGAAGGAAGAAGCAGGAGGAGGAGCTCCCTCTGACCGGATGA
- a CDS encoding prolyl oligopeptidase family serine peptidase — protein MTAVGSAEWFLEQIREVGAGARWSVPRPTPWGLMHVHRPARDGREADVGVWRSTRYQLVHQDPGRLDLPVTDPVSILSGGGACAVLEREPGSERRALRWVCGPGHPPGDVLAQGISPTTRPLLTTQGQVLLCPEHPDGAVRSLATTVHEGRTRVVLVERTTRSTRITLVREPDERPGRPAPVVAEPAGSPLLDIPSSIPTHLVSSGPLLHVDDHLTTPAGDITWRLPAGRVSAVVQEDHHRRPDGPPTASPGPLLAVTRQDGELQVRRLQPGDDPTPPLWRAPLGTDLRGMTVHDDRSLWLVTRRAEDPSRLERLDLTADIPPAPAQGSPGQCLHERRRTPGDEDTSVPYVVTTSPCGSRRDDPPVLLTVYGGFGVEHWPEAEPTTAAWTRAGGLVVTAQVRGGGEHGPAWHTAGRGERKRRAVQDLLAIIRHVVADGLTRPGRIALCGASHGGLVALLAALDEDTRHPEVGGVAVTAPLLDVRDLSRHGNGRFWADEFPRSGAGRAAVSPLHVVASADTPLPPLWLASMGRDERVADDANDFARRWARRGHVTHIREADSAHVTPDLDQLDSRAAHMLSFAWNCTR, from the coding sequence ATGACGGCGGTCGGCTCGGCGGAGTGGTTCCTCGAGCAGATCCGTGAGGTCGGCGCAGGCGCCAGGTGGTCCGTGCCGAGGCCGACGCCCTGGGGTCTGATGCACGTCCACCGCCCAGCACGAGACGGCCGCGAGGCAGACGTCGGCGTATGGCGCAGCACCCGGTATCAGCTGGTCCACCAGGACCCTGGCCGGCTGGACCTGCCGGTCACCGATCCCGTGTCCATCCTGTCGGGAGGTGGAGCCTGCGCCGTCCTGGAGCGCGAGCCCGGCAGCGAGCGACGCGCCCTGCGCTGGGTCTGCGGCCCCGGACACCCGCCGGGTGACGTGCTGGCCCAGGGGATCTCGCCCACGACGAGACCCCTGCTGACGACGCAGGGCCAGGTCCTGCTGTGCCCTGAGCACCCCGACGGCGCCGTCCGGTCCTTGGCCACGACGGTCCACGAGGGCCGGACGCGGGTCGTCCTGGTGGAACGCACGACACGGAGCACCCGCATCACGCTCGTCCGGGAGCCCGACGAGCGTCCCGGGCGTCCGGCACCGGTCGTGGCCGAGCCGGCCGGCAGCCCGCTTCTCGACATACCGAGCTCGATCCCCACACACCTGGTGAGCAGCGGTCCGTTGCTGCACGTCGACGACCACCTGACGACCCCCGCCGGGGACATCACCTGGCGCCTGCCCGCCGGGCGCGTGTCCGCCGTCGTCCAGGAAGACCATCATCGTCGTCCCGACGGGCCGCCCACCGCCTCACCCGGCCCCCTCCTCGCCGTGACCCGGCAGGACGGTGAGCTGCAGGTCAGGCGCCTGCAGCCGGGCGACGACCCGACACCCCCGCTGTGGCGGGCCCCGCTGGGGACCGACCTGCGAGGCATGACGGTGCACGACGACCGTTCCCTGTGGCTGGTCACCCGCCGGGCAGAGGACCCGAGCCGGTTGGAACGCCTCGACCTCACCGCCGACATACCCCCTGCCCCTGCCCAGGGCTCGCCGGGGCAGTGCCTCCATGAACGCCGTCGCACCCCGGGCGACGAGGACACATCCGTGCCCTATGTCGTCACCACCAGCCCTTGCGGCAGCAGGCGCGACGACCCGCCGGTGCTCCTGACCGTCTACGGCGGCTTCGGGGTCGAGCACTGGCCCGAGGCGGAACCCACCACAGCGGCCTGGACCAGAGCCGGTGGCCTCGTCGTCACGGCACAGGTCCGCGGCGGTGGCGAGCACGGCCCGGCCTGGCACACCGCCGGTCGCGGCGAGCGCAAGCGTCGGGCGGTCCAGGACCTGCTCGCGATCATCCGCCACGTGGTGGCTGACGGACTCACCCGACCTGGCCGGATCGCCCTGTGCGGCGCGTCCCACGGGGGCCTCGTCGCGCTGCTCGCCGCCCTGGACGAGGACACCCGGCACCCGGAGGTGGGCGGGGTCGCGGTGACCGCCCCGCTCCTCGACGTCCGCGATCTCTCCAGACACGGGAACGGTCGCTTCTGGGCCGACGAGTTCCCGCGCTCGGGTGCAGGCCGAGCAGCCGTGTCACCTCTGCACGTCGTGGCCTCCGCCGACACACCCCTGCCACCCCTGTGGCTCGCGTCCATGGGGCGCGACGAGCGAGTCGCCGACGACGCGAACGACTTCGCCCGCCGATGGGCCCGACGCGGTCACGTCACCCACATCCGCGAAGCGGATTCCGCCCACGTGACCCCCGACCTCGACCAGCTCGACAGCCGCGCGGCCCACATGCTCTCCTTCGCATGGAACTGCACCCGATAG